GTTGTGGTTCTGAAAGAAACCAAGAAGAAGTAACTGAGGCACTGACATGGACAAGAAACAGACTCGACTCCGCCGCGCACGCAAAACCCGTGCCCGGATCGCGGAGCTCAAGATGGTGCGTCTCTCTGTACACCGCACCAATAGCCACATTTATGCCCAGATCATCGACGAGACCGGCAACAAGGTTCTGGCCAGCGCTTCGTCGCTGGAAGCCGATGTTCGCGCCGCGATGGCCAATGGTGGCAACGTGGCGGCCGCAGCCGTGATCGGCAAGCGCATTGCCGAAAAGGCAAAGGCCGCTGGCATCGAGCAAGTCGCTTTCGACCGTTCCGGTTTCAAATACCACGGTCGCATGAAGGCACTGGCTGACGCCGCTCGCGAACACGGCCTCGTATTCTAATTCGGAGTAAAGAATGGCTAAGCACGAAATGGAAGATCGCGGCGACGGTCTGGTCGAGAAAATGATCAGCGTCAACCGCGTCACCAAAGTGGTCAAGGGCGGCCGTATCATGGCTTTCTCCGCCCTGACCGTGGTTGGTGATGGCGACGGCGGTATCGGCATGGGTAAAGGCCGTTCCAAGGAAGTTCCGGTTGCCGTACAAAAGGCGATGGAACAAGCCCGCCACAACATGGTTAAGATCCCGCTGAAGAACGGTACCCTGCAGCACACCGTCATCGGCAAGCACGGTGCCACCACCGTCTTCATCCAGCCTGCCAAAGAAGGTACTGGCGTGAAGGCCGGCGGCCCGATGCGCGCGATCTTTGACGCAATGGGTGTTCACAATGTTTCGGCCAAGATTCACGGCTCCACCAACCCGTACAACGTGGTGCGTGCGACCCTGAACGGCCTGAGCAACATCAACACCCCGGCGCAAATCGCCGCCAAGCGTGGCCTGAGCGTCGAGGACATCCTGGGGGTGGGTCATGAGTAACGCCAAGACTGTCAAGGTCACTCTGGTAAAGAGCCTGATCGGTCGCCTGGAGTCTCACAAGGCCTGCGCCCGTGGTCTGGGTCTGCGTAAGATCCGCCAGACCGTAGAAGTGCTCGATACCCCTGAAAACCGTGGCATGATCAACAAGATCAGCTACCTGCTCAAATTCGAGGGCTAAGAGATGCTGCTGAACACCGTACAACCGGGCGTCGGCGCCAAGCATGCCAAGCGCCGTGTCGGCCGTGGCATCGGCTCCGGCCTGGGCAAGACTTGCGGCCGCGGCCACAAGGGTCAGAAGAGCCGTGCCGGTGGTTTCCACAAGGTGGGCTTCGAAGGCGGTCAAATGCCGCTGCAACGTCGTTTGCCGAAGCGCGGCTTCAAGTCGCTGACGGCTCGCTTCGTTTGCGAAGTTCGCTTGTCCGAACTGAACCTGCTGCCGGTCGATGAAATCGATCTGCTGGCTCTCAAGCAAGCCGGTCTGGTGTCCGCTCAGGCGCAAGTTGCCAAAGTGGTCCTGTCCGGCAAGGTTGAGCGCGCGGTCAAACTGCGTGGTATCAGCGTTACCGCTGGCGCCCGCGCTGCCATCGAGGCTGCCGGCGGCAGCATTGAATAAGGCATAAATTTGTGGCGAATACTTCTCTAGTGGCCAATGCCAATAAGTTTGGTGATCTGAAGCGTCGTATCTGGTTCCTGATTGGCGCGCTGATCGTTTATCGCATCGGCGCCCATATTCCGGTTCCGGGTATCAACCCTGCCGAACTAGCGAAGTTGTTCCACGCACCGCAGACGGGCCTGCTCGACATGTTCAACATGTTCTCGGGCGGTGCCCTGTCGAGGTTTACGGTATTTGCCCTGGGCATCATGCCGTACATCTCGGCTTCCATCATTCTGCAGCTTGCGGCCGAGGTTATGCCTAGCCTGAAGCAGCTGAAGAAGGAAGGCGATGCGGGACGTCGCAAGATAACCCAGTACACGCGTTATGCCACTGTCGCGCTCGCAACTTTCCAAAGTTTCGGCATCGCGGCGATGTTGTATAAGCAGCCTAATCTGGTGATGACTGCTCAGTGGGAGTTTTATCTGACAACCGTGGTGTCCCTGGTCACCGGAACCATGTTCCTGATGTGGTTGGGTGAACAGATCACCGAGCGGGGTATCGGCAACGGTATCTCTCTGATCATCTGCGCGGGTATTGCTTCGGGTGTTCCCGGGGCGATTGGTAAAACCCTGACTCTGGTTAGTCAGAATAGCTTGTCCATTCCGTTTGCTATCCTGCTGTTTGCCGCGGTGGCGCTGGTTACCTTTATCGTTGTGTACGCCGAGCGCGGTCAACGAAAGGTGCTGGTCAACTACGCCAAGCGCCAGGTGGGCAATCGCGTCATGCAGGGCCAGAGCACGCATTTGCCGCTCAAGCTCAACATGGCGGGGGTGATTCCTCCGATCTTCGCCTCCAGCATCATCCTGTTCCCGGCCACCATTCTTGGTTGGTTTGGCCAGGGTGAGCACATGGCTTGGTTGAAGGGCGTGGCCGACAAGCTGCACCCGGGTCAGCCGATCTATGTGTTGCTGTACGCGGCGGCGATCATCTTCTTCTGCTACTTCTACACGGCGTTGGTATTCAACCCGAAGGAAACGGCGGACAACCTGAAGAAGAGCGGGGCGTTCATCCCGGGCATCCGTCCAGGTGAGCAGACTTCTCGTTACATCGAGAAGATCATTCTGCGGCTGACGCTGATCGGTGCGATCTACATCACGCTGGTCTGCCTGTTGCCGGAGTTCCTGATCCTGAAGTGGAACGTGCCGTTCTACTTCGGTGGTACGTCGCTGCTGATTCTGGTCGTGGTGACGATGGACTTCATGGCGCAGGTTCAGTCCTACGTGCTGTCGCATCAGTACGAGAGCTTGCTTAAGAAGGCCAACTTCAAAGGCAACGCCCTTACCCGCTGACATACGAGTTGACACTGGGTTATATGGCTAAGGAAGACACTATCCAGATGCAGGGCGAGATCTTGGAAAATTTGCCCAGCGCAACTTTCAAGATCAAGCTTGAAAATGGACACGTGGTACTCGGGCATATCTCTGGGAAGATGCGGATGCATTACATCCGCATCCTGCCAGGCGACAAGGTGACTGTGGAGTTGACTCCATACGATCTGTCCCGGGCCCGCATTGTGTTCCGTGCGAAGTAACGCATTCGCTCTTTTTTGGATTTGAAAGGATCTGAACATGCGAGTACAGCCTTCTGTAAAGAAGATTTGCCGTAATTGCAAAATCATTCGTCGCAATCGCGTGGTACGCGTGATCTGCACGGACCCGCGTCACAAGCAAAAGCAAGGCTAACATTTGTTAGTCTTCGATTTGCGTGATACAATCGCAAACTTTTCAAGGTCTTATTTCAAGGTCTTAAGGCTTAAGGAAAGAGTATGGCCCGTATTGCAGGGGTAAACATCCCCAATCATGCGCATGCCGTTATCGGCCTGCAGGCAATCTTCGGCGTCGGTCAGACTCGCGCGCAGCACATTTGTGCCGCAGCCAGCGTGAATCCCTCCACCAAGGTGAAGGATCTGACTGAAGCTGAAATGGAAGCTCTGCGTGATCAAGTGGCTAAGTTCACTGTTGAAGGTGACCTGCGTCGCGAAATCACCATGAGCATCAAGCGTCTGATGGACATGGGCTGCTACCGCGGCTTCCGCCATCGTCGCGGCTTGCCGTGCCGCGGTCAGCGCACTCGCACCAATGCTCGCACTCGCAAGGGTCCGCGCAAGGCGATCGCCGGCAAGAAGTAAACTAAGGAACACAGATAATGGCTAAAGCAAACACAGCTGTCCGTGTACGTAAAAAAGTGCGCAAGTCTGTTAGCGAAGGCATCGTGCACGTGCACGCTTCGTTCAACAACACCATCATCACTATCACCGACCGTCAAGGCAATGCACTGTCTTGGGCTACCTCTGGCGGCGCTGGTTTTAAGGGCTCGCGCAAGAGTACACCCTTTGCCGCTCAGGTAGCCGCAGAGCACGCTGGTAAAGTTGCCCAAGAATATGGTGTGAAGAACCTCGAAGTTCGTATCAAAGGCCCGGGCCCGGGTCGTGAATCCGCTGTTCGCGCACTCAACTCGCTGGGTTTCAAGATCACCAGCATCTCCGACGTGACGCCGGTACCGCACAACGGTTGCCGTCCGCCCAAAAAACGTCGTATCTAATTCGGAGAGTGTGAGAACATGGCACGTTATATTGGCCCGAAGTGTAAGCTCGCTCGTCGTGAAGGCACCGACCTTTTCCTGAAGAGCGCGCGTCGTGCACTGGATTCCAAATGCAAACTGGACGCGGCTCCTGGTCAACACGGCGCCCGTCGCGGCCGCCTGTCCGACTACGGCGTCCAGCTGCGTGAAAAGCAGAAAATCCGCCGCATCTACGGCGTACTCGAGCGTCAGTTCCGCAACTACTTTGCGGAAGCTGTGCGCCGCAAGGGCTCCACGGGTGAAAACCTGCTGAAGCTGCTTGAGTCCCGCCTGGACAACGTTGTATATCGCATGGGCTTTGGCTCCACTCGCGCCGAAGCGCGCCAGCTGGTTAGCCACAAGGCTATCGTTGTGAACGGCCAGGTTGTGAACATTCCGTCCTACCAGGTTAAAGCCGGTGACGTAGTGTCCGTCCGCGAAAAGGCCAAGAAGCAGGCTCGCATCGTCGAAGGCCTGGCTCTGGCTGAGCAAGGTGGCTTCCCGTCTTGGGTGTTGGTTGACTCCAAGAAAATGGAAGGCACTTTCAAATCCGCTCCGGAACGTTCCGAACTGTCTAGCGATATCAACGAACAACTCGTTGTGGAATTCTACTCCAAGTAATCGCTAGCTCTTAGGGAATGACTATGCAAAACAGCGCTTCGGAATTTCTGAAACCTCGTCTGATCGATGTTCAGCCGGTTTCCGCCACTCACGCTCGCGTGTCGATGGAACCGTTCGAGCGCGGCTACGCCCATACGCTGGGCAATTCGCTGCGCCGCATCCTGCTGTCGTCGATGCCGGGCTATGCTCCGACCGAAGTGACTATCGCTGGCGTTTTGCATGAGTATTCCGCGCTTGATGGCGTGCGGGAGGATGTCGTCGACATCCTTCTCAACCTCAAGGGCGTAGTGCTTAAGCTGCATGGTCGCGACAGTGTCGTGCTGACCTTGAAAAAGGAAGGCGAGGGCGCTGTCTTGGCTAGCGATATCGAGCTGCCGCATGATGTGGAAGTGATCAATCCGGAACACGTGATTTGTCACATCTCCGCAGGCGGCAAGATCGACATGGAGGTCAAGGTGGAGAAGGGCCGCGGCTATCAGCCGGTGTCCGTTCGCACCAGCCATGACGACAACCGTTCCATCGGTACCATCCAACTGGACGCTTCCTTCTCGCCGGTTCGCCGCGTGAGCTTCGCTGTGGAAAGCGCCCGTGTGGAACAGCGTACCGACCTCGACCGCCTGGTTCTCGACATCGAGACCAACGGCGTGATCGAGCCGGAGCAGGCTGTGCGCAACGCAGCCCGCATCCTGATGGATCAGCTGTCGATCTTTGCCGACCTCCAAGGCACAGCGGTTGAAGAAGTCGTTGAAAAGGCGCCGCCGATCGATCCGATCCTGCTGCGTCCGGTAGACGATCTTGAACTGACGGTCCGTTCGGCCAACTGCCTGAAAGCAGAGAACATTTATTACATCGGCGATCTGATCCAGCGCACCGAAACCGAGCTTCTGAAGACTCCGAACCTCGGCCGCAAGTCGCTGAACGAGATCAAGGAAGTTCTCGCTTCCAAGGGCCTGACTCTCGGCATGAAGCTCGAGAACTGGCCTCCGGCTGGTCTGGAAAAGCCGTAAGTTTGAGACTAAAGGACATTAACAATGCGTCATCGTTACAGTAATCGTAAACTGAACCGCACGACCAGCCATCGTCTGGCGATGCTGCGCAACATGGCCAACTCGCTGCTGAAGCACGAAGCAATCGTGACCACGCTGCCGAAGGCCAAGGAACTGCGTCGTGTGGCCGAGCCGCTCATCACGCTCGGCAAAAAGCCGTCTCTCGCCAACCGTCGTCTGGCGTTCGACCGCACCCGTGACCGCGAAATCGTGGTTAAACTCTTCGACGTGCTCGGCGCGCGCTACGCTACCCGCAATGGCGGCTACGTGCGCATCCTGAAGTACGGTTTCCGCAAGGGCGACAACGCCCCGATGGCTCTGGTTGAGCTGGTGGACCGTCCGGAAGAATCCGTTGCCGTGGAAGACAACTCCGCCGAGTAATCGACGAAGTTGCCGAAAGAAGCCAGCTCTCAGGAGCTGGCTTTTTTCATGCCTGATAAACGGCTCCGCTCGCGCGGGGCCGTTTTCGCGTTCAGAAGATGGAAAGACCGGTGGCTGTGGTGAAGCGGTCCAACGCCTCCAGGCCGAGCACGGAGTTGCCGCGCGCATCCAGTTGGGGACTCCACACCGCGATGCTCATTTTGCCCGGAATGACGGCCAGCAACCCCCCGCCGACGCCGCTCTTCACCGGTAGGCCGACGCGGTAGGCGAATTCTCCGGCGGCGTCGTAAGTGCCGCAGGTGAGCATGACGGCGTTCACCTGTTTGGCTTGGCTGCGGGTCAGGTAATGTCGCCCGGTTTGGGGCGAGGCGCCGTGGTTGGCCAGGAACAGGCCGGCGCGGGCCAACTCGCGGCAGCTCATCGCGATGCTGCAGTTATGGAAGTACTGGTTGAGCACGGTTTCTACCGGCTGTATCAGGTTGCCGTAGCTTTTCATGAAGTGGGCCAGCGCGGCATTGCGGTCGCCGTGCTCGCGTTCGGAGGCGGCGATGGTCTCATCGGCAGACAGCGCGGCATTGCCGGATTCCGCGCGCAGCCAAGCGAGCAGGTGGGAGTGGGCGTCGCCGAAGTGCCCGATGGCGCGGTCGGTGACCACCAGCGCCCCGGCGTTGATGAAGGGGTTGCGCGGAATGCCGTGCTCGTATTCCAACTGCACCAGCGAATTGAAAGGATTGCCTGATGGCTCTTTGCCGACGTGGCGCCAAAGCTTCTCGCCATCGGCTTGGAGCGTCAGCGCCAGCATGAAGGCTTTGCTGATGCTTTGAATGGAGAAGGCGACATCGGCGTCGCCGCAGGCGTATTGCCGGCCATCCAGCGTTTGGATGGCGAAGCCGAACTGGCGTGGCGGCACCGACGCCAGCGCCGGGATGTAATCGGCCACCTTGCCCTGGTCGTAGAAGGGCAAGGTTTCTTGCCGGATATCTTCAATGAGTGCTTGCAGATTCATTGACAGATTGTAAGCACTTGCCGGCAGCCCAGTCTAGAAGCTGTAATGCTGTTCCAGAACCTCCACTGTCGCATCCAGTTCAAGCACCCCTGCGTTGCGTGCGCGCAAATTCATGCCGAAGCAGACGCCTTCCTCAAGGCGGCGGGTGCGAACCAGCGTCTGCAGCGGTTCGCCATCAGGACTTTTCTCGCCGGAGTCCGGGTTGACGGTGGTCAGCACGCAGCGCGCGCAGGGCTTCATCACGTCGAACTCCACCTCGCCGATGCGAATGAGCTGCCATTCGTCCTCTTCCCAAGGATACGCGCCGGTCACTACCAGATTGGGGCGAAAGTGGCGCAGGGTGACAGGGGAGGAAAGTTGACGGTTCAGATCGTCCAGCGAGGCCTGATTGACCAGCAGGAAGGGGTAGCCGTCGGCGAAGCTCATTTTTTCAGGTCCGCCCTTGAAGGCGCGGTTGGATTGGGCGCCCAGCCACAGCAGCCGACAGTCGCAGCCGAGCAGGTCGGCGAACCAGGCGTCGACACGCTCGTCTCCGTGCCAGGCCTGGAAGCCGTCTTTCCAGACCTGGGCTGGATGCGGGCGGGTATAGACGGTGGCCATCGCGAAGATGGGTGGTTTATCCGCCGCGTGCAGCAACACGCCGCCGGGCAGCAGCTCCGCGCGGACGGTCACCAGCCGGGGATGGGCGCGCGCGGTGATTTGTTGGCCATCGGGTGTGACCAGCAACCATTCTCGATCATGGAGCAGCCCGAGTTCGCCTGCGTAAGCGCGCTCGAAGGCGACGCCGCGGCAGGACTTCACCGGGTGGACGAACATGGCGCTCAAATGCATGGCGGTCTCCGCTGTCTTGTGTGGCGGCATGCTAGCACGATGCGGCTGGCATTGGGGGGAGTTCGGCATTTTCAAAGCGTGACTGAAAATGCTGCCGGCAAGTTGTAACGTTGGCATTGCATATCTGTGATCGGCAATTTACATTTGGATACCACGTATGCATTGTCCGACTGTCGCGTCATGATGGGCGCGAGAGGTCGAGTCGGGCGATAAGCGGTGCGGCATTGCCATGAAATTACAGTAGAGAGGGAATCTCGCGTTGAGCTTTGTGCGGATACGGACTAAACCAGAGTAGTGCGGGAACAAGACAATAGCGCCGATTGCCGCGGCCAAGCGGCAAAGTCGGCCTTGCAAGTGATTGGGGATGAGGAGGAAGTGCAATGCGTTCTTTGCGTGTCAAATTGATCGCAGTGATAGCCCTGCTGCTGGTATTGCTGGGCGCAGTGATTACCGTGCTGGTTTATGGCCAGATGCGTAATGAGATCGTCCGCGGGGTGGACAACGAACTGAGCGGCACCTCCAAAGGCTACTCCGCGCTGGTGAGCAGCTGGTACAAGAGCAAGGTGGGCGTGGTGATCGCCGCCAATCCGCTGGTGGGCACAGCCGATCCGCGGCCGACGTTGGCGCGGATGAGCCAGGCGGGCGGCTTCGACATGACTTATATCGGCACCGCCGATCATGTGATGATCCGTTCCGACATGAAGCCGCAGCCGCAGGGCTACGATCCGGTGGCCCGCCCTTGGTATCAGCAGGCGGCGGCGGCCGGCCAGCCTGGCGTCTCCGATCCCTATGTCGACTTCGACACCAAGAAGCTGGTGGTGACCTTCGTGTCCCCGGTGAAGGACGGCGGCGCGCTGAAGGCCGTGGTGGGCGGCGACATCTTCATCGACGACCTGGTCAAGACCGTGTTGTCGGTCAAGCTGCGCGGCAACGGCTATGCCTTCCTGGTGGACCGCAGCGGCAAGGTGATCGCCCACCCGGACGCCAGCCTGACCTTGAAGCCCTTGTCCGAAAAGGTGCCTGAACTGACCGGCGGCCGTCTGACCGAGCTGGCTACCGACACCAAGATGGCCACCATCAGCATTGGCGGGGAAGACAAGCTGGTCGAGGTGCAGCCGGTGGAAGGCACCAATTGGCTGCTGGGCGTGGTGACCGACGAGTCGGTGGTCACCGGGCCGCTGAACACTCTGCTGTTGACCGTGGCCGGCATCGGCGCCTTGTGCGTGGTGATCCTGATCCCGGTGGCCAGCGTGCTGCTGAGCAAGATGCTGGCCGGTCTGGGCCGCCTGCGCAACGCGATGCTGGAGATCTCCCAGGGCGAGGGCGACCTGACCCGCCGCATCGAGGTGACGGGCCAAGACGAAATCGCAGAGACCGCCACCGCGTTCAACCGCTTCGTCGGCCAGTTGCAGAAGATGTTCATCGCGGTGAAGGAAGAGGCGGAGCGGGTGACCGGCGGCGTGGAGAGCGTGACCCAGACCGTGGACAAGGTGGCGCACGACTCGCGGCAGATCGCCGACGTGTCCAGCTCCAACGCGGCGACGCTGGAGGAAATCACCGTCAGCATCTCGCACATCGCCGACGCCGCGCGCGAAGCGGACGGCCTGGTCAACCATACCGGCCAGGTGTCGAGCGAGAGCGCGCACGGCATGCAGCAGATTTCTCAGGAAATGAACAGCACGGTGGAGGCGGTGAAGGGTTTGTCCAGCATGTTGTCCTCGCTGGATCAGCGGTCGCAGCAGATCAGCGGCATCACCAACGTGATCAAGGACATCGCGGACCAGACCAACCTCTTGGCGCTGAACGCGGCGATCGAAGCGGCGCGCGCCGGAGAGATGGGCCGCGGCTTCGCGGTGGTGGCCGACGAAGTGCGCAAGCTGGCTGAGCGCACCGGCCAGGCCACGGTGGAGATTTCCGGCATGGTCAGCACCATCCGCGAGGAAACCAGCCAGGCGGTCAGCAATATGCAGCGCACCGTCAGCTCGGTGGATGGCGGCGTGGAGCTGACGCTGGGCGCGGTGGAGCGCATCGAGCAGATCCAGAAAGCGATGGAGGAGGTGATGGCCAAGATGAACGAGATCACCCTTTCCACCAGCGAGCAGCACAAGGCGACCACCTTGATCGCGCAGAGCACCGAGCAGATCAACGGACGCATCGTCGACAGCGACGACGCGCTGCAAACCGTGCGCGACACGCTGTCCGAGTTGTCGCATTCTGCCAGCAGCATGCGGCAGCTGTTCTCCAGCTTCCATGTCTGAGCCTTGCGCATGGCGAACAGCCCGGCTTGGCCGGGCTTTTTCTTGCCCGCGGCGCAGAGACTTGATCCGAATGGGCAAATCCGCGTGGCGGGGCGCGTCGGCGGTTCCTAGAATAAGTTACGAGTGCGAATATCAAAATAAGCACGGATGCATCGGGTTGGGGAAGGAGCGGGAAATGGCAAATATAGGCTTGAGCCTGAAGGCGCGGCTTGTCGGCTTGATGGCGTTGATGGTGGTAGTGGTGTGCGGCTTGGGCGTGGTGTCGGTGTACAACCAGCGCTCGGTGATGCTGCAAGACCGGCAGGACAAGGTGCGCAACCTGGTCGAGAGCGCGGTGGGCCTGGTCTCCAGTTACGAGAAGATGGTGGAGGAAGGCAAGCTCAAGGAGGCGGACGCCAAGCGCATGCTGTCCAAGGCCTTGAGTTCGATGCACTACGAGAAGGCGGATTACTTTTTCGCCTACGACTCCGACTGGAACTATGTCGCCCACGGCGCCAAGCCGGGGTTGATAGGCAAGAACCTGGCCGGGGTGAAGGACCCTAACGGCATCGAGCTGAAAACGCTGTTCCAGAATGCGATTTCCTCGCCAGGAGGCGGCGGCTATGGCGAGTATGTTTGGAGCAAGCCTGGTTTCGATACGCCTCAGCCCAAGATTTCCTATGTCACCACCACGCCGAAATGGCACTGGATCATAGGCACCGGCATTTATCTGGACGATGTGTCCGCCGCGTTCCGGCATGAGCTGTTGTGGCTGGGCGGCGTGCTGAGCGTGGCGCTGCTGGTGCTGCTGGGCATGGGCGGCATGATACTGCGCAATGTGCTGAGCCAGCTCGGCGCCGATCCCCAGGATACGGTGGCGGTGGTCAAGCGCATCGCCGCCGGCCAGCTGGGCGAGGAGGTCATGGTGCGCCCGGGAGACGAAGACAGCCTGATGGCGGCGGTGGGCGCGATGCAGCGTGAGCTGGAGCGGCTGGTGCGCGACATCGTCGCCGGCGCCAACAAACTGTCTCAGGTCAGCAGCGAAGTGACCGGCGAGGCAGAGGCGGTGGGGCGCGGCTCCGAACAGCAGAGCGCGGCGGCTACCGCGATGGCGGCCTCGATCGAGGAACTGACCGTCAGCGTCAACCACATCTCCGACCGCTCGCAGGACGCCCGCAATCTGGCCAACGAGTCCGGCACGCTGTCGAAAAGCGGCGGCGCGGTGATCGCCGAAGCGGTCAGCGAGATGCGCCGCATCAATGACGCGGTGGATCAGACATCGGGCATCATCACCAGCCTGGCGGACAAGACCCAGACCATCTCCACCATCATGCAGGTGATCAAGGACATCGCCGACCAGACCAATCTGCTGGCGCTGAACGCCGCGATCGAGGCGGCGCGCGCTGGAGAGATGGGCCGCGGTTTCGCCGTGGTGGCGGACGAGGTGCGCAAGCTGTCCGAGCGCACCGCGCAGGCGACGCAGGAAATCGCCAGCATGATCCAGGATGTGCAGCAGGGCGCCGAGCATTCCCGCAACAGCATGGAGGAGGCTGTGGCGCGGGTGAAGGCGGGACTGGATCTGGCGGAGCAGGCGGGTTCCGAGATCGCCCGCATCCAGGACAGCGCCAATGGCGTAGTGTCGGTGATTGGCGATATTTCCCACGCCTTGCAGGAACAGAGCGTGGCCAGCCAGACTATCGCCCAGCATGTGGAGCAGATCGCCCACAGCGCCACCAGCAACGCGACCGCCTCCAAGTCGGCGTCACAGGCCATCCACAATATGGACCAACTGGCGGCCAATCTGCGGCAGCTGGTGTCCCGTTTCACGGTGCGGGGTTAAGCGGGGCGGAGAGTATGCTGGGGAAAAAGGCCCGGCCGCGCGGAGCGGGCCGGGCCTTTTCGCGGCTAGTGCCGGCCGCGGCGGCGCCAGCCCAGCGCCAAGGCCAGCGCCAGCAGCGCGAGGCAGCCGGCGACGACCGGCAGATTGCCGGCGCGCATGTACGGCGTCAGGCCTTGCCGGCCTTGGGCGAAGCCGGTCAGCACCTGGGCGGTGAACGGCGCGGCGACGGCGGAGATTTCGCCGTCGGGCCGGATGATGGCGGTCATGCCGTTATTGGTGGCGCGCAGCATGTAGCGGCCGGTTTCCAGCGCGCGCGCCTGCGACAGCTGCAGGTGCTGGCTCATCGCCTCGCTCTTGCCGAACCAGGCCAGATTGCTGACGTTGGCCAGGATGTCGGCGCGGGCCGCGGGGCCGATCAGTTCTTCGCCGAAGCTGTCTTCGTAGCAGATATTGAACGCCACCTTGTGGCCGGCCAGCTGCAGCGGGGCTTGATCTGCGCCGCCGCG
This genomic window from Chromobacterium phragmitis contains:
- the rplR gene encoding 50S ribosomal protein L18 → MDKKQTRLRRARKTRARIAELKMVRLSVHRTNSHIYAQIIDETGNKVLASASSLEADVRAAMANGGNVAAAAVIGKRIAEKAKAAGIEQVAFDRSGFKYHGRMKALADAAREHGLVF
- the rpsE gene encoding 30S ribosomal protein S5 produces the protein MAKHEMEDRGDGLVEKMISVNRVTKVVKGGRIMAFSALTVVGDGDGGIGMGKGRSKEVPVAVQKAMEQARHNMVKIPLKNGTLQHTVIGKHGATTVFIQPAKEGTGVKAGGPMRAIFDAMGVHNVSAKIHGSTNPYNVVRATLNGLSNINTPAQIAAKRGLSVEDILGVGHE
- the rpmD gene encoding 50S ribosomal protein L30, whose protein sequence is MSNAKTVKVTLVKSLIGRLESHKACARGLGLRKIRQTVEVLDTPENRGMINKISYLLKFEG
- the rplO gene encoding 50S ribosomal protein L15, with protein sequence MLLNTVQPGVGAKHAKRRVGRGIGSGLGKTCGRGHKGQKSRAGGFHKVGFEGGQMPLQRRLPKRGFKSLTARFVCEVRLSELNLLPVDEIDLLALKQAGLVSAQAQVAKVVLSGKVERAVKLRGISVTAGARAAIEAAGGSIE
- the secY gene encoding preprotein translocase subunit SecY — encoded protein: MANTSLVANANKFGDLKRRIWFLIGALIVYRIGAHIPVPGINPAELAKLFHAPQTGLLDMFNMFSGGALSRFTVFALGIMPYISASIILQLAAEVMPSLKQLKKEGDAGRRKITQYTRYATVALATFQSFGIAAMLYKQPNLVMTAQWEFYLTTVVSLVTGTMFLMWLGEQITERGIGNGISLIICAGIASGVPGAIGKTLTLVSQNSLSIPFAILLFAAVALVTFIVVYAERGQRKVLVNYAKRQVGNRVMQGQSTHLPLKLNMAGVIPPIFASSIILFPATILGWFGQGEHMAWLKGVADKLHPGQPIYVLLYAAAIIFFCYFYTALVFNPKETADNLKKSGAFIPGIRPGEQTSRYIEKIILRLTLIGAIYITLVCLLPEFLILKWNVPFYFGGTSLLILVVVTMDFMAQVQSYVLSHQYESLLKKANFKGNALTR
- the infA gene encoding translation initiation factor IF-1 — translated: MAKEDTIQMQGEILENLPSATFKIKLENGHVVLGHISGKMRMHYIRILPGDKVTVELTPYDLSRARIVFRAK
- the rpmJ gene encoding 50S ribosomal protein L36, producing the protein MRVQPSVKKICRNCKIIRRNRVVRVICTDPRHKQKQG
- the rpsM gene encoding 30S ribosomal protein S13, which translates into the protein MARIAGVNIPNHAHAVIGLQAIFGVGQTRAQHICAAASVNPSTKVKDLTEAEMEALRDQVAKFTVEGDLRREITMSIKRLMDMGCYRGFRHRRGLPCRGQRTRTNARTRKGPRKAIAGKK
- the rpsK gene encoding 30S ribosomal protein S11, which encodes MAKANTAVRVRKKVRKSVSEGIVHVHASFNNTIITITDRQGNALSWATSGGAGFKGSRKSTPFAAQVAAEHAGKVAQEYGVKNLEVRIKGPGPGRESAVRALNSLGFKITSISDVTPVPHNGCRPPKKRRI
- the rpsD gene encoding 30S ribosomal protein S4; this encodes MARYIGPKCKLARREGTDLFLKSARRALDSKCKLDAAPGQHGARRGRLSDYGVQLREKQKIRRIYGVLERQFRNYFAEAVRRKGSTGENLLKLLESRLDNVVYRMGFGSTRAEARQLVSHKAIVVNGQVVNIPSYQVKAGDVVSVREKAKKQARIVEGLALAEQGGFPSWVLVDSKKMEGTFKSAPERSELSSDINEQLVVEFYSK
- a CDS encoding DNA-directed RNA polymerase subunit alpha, with the translated sequence MQNSASEFLKPRLIDVQPVSATHARVSMEPFERGYAHTLGNSLRRILLSSMPGYAPTEVTIAGVLHEYSALDGVREDVVDILLNLKGVVLKLHGRDSVVLTLKKEGEGAVLASDIELPHDVEVINPEHVICHISAGGKIDMEVKVEKGRGYQPVSVRTSHDDNRSIGTIQLDASFSPVRRVSFAVESARVEQRTDLDRLVLDIETNGVIEPEQAVRNAARILMDQLSIFADLQGTAVEEVVEKAPPIDPILLRPVDDLELTVRSANCLKAENIYYIGDLIQRTETELLKTPNLGRKSLNEIKEVLASKGLTLGMKLENWPPAGLEKP
- the rplQ gene encoding 50S ribosomal protein L17, with product MRHRYSNRKLNRTTSHRLAMLRNMANSLLKHEAIVTTLPKAKELRRVAEPLITLGKKPSLANRRLAFDRTRDREIVVKLFDVLGARYATRNGGYVRILKYGFRKGDNAPMALVELVDRPEESVAVEDNSAE
- a CDS encoding glutaminase, which translates into the protein MNLQALIEDIRQETLPFYDQGKVADYIPALASVPPRQFGFAIQTLDGRQYACGDADVAFSIQSISKAFMLALTLQADGEKLWRHVGKEPSGNPFNSLVQLEYEHGIPRNPFINAGALVVTDRAIGHFGDAHSHLLAWLRAESGNAALSADETIAASEREHGDRNAALAHFMKSYGNLIQPVETVLNQYFHNCSIAMSCRELARAGLFLANHGASPQTGRHYLTRSQAKQVNAVMLTCGTYDAAGEFAYRVGLPVKSGVGGGLLAVIPGKMSIAVWSPQLDARGNSVLGLEALDRFTTATGLSIF
- a CDS encoding MOSC domain-containing protein codes for the protein MHLSAMFVHPVKSCRGVAFERAYAGELGLLHDREWLLVTPDGQQITARAHPRLVTVRAELLPGGVLLHAADKPPIFAMATVYTRPHPAQVWKDGFQAWHGDERVDAWFADLLGCDCRLLWLGAQSNRAFKGGPEKMSFADGYPFLLVNQASLDDLNRQLSSPVTLRHFRPNLVVTGAYPWEEDEWQLIRIGEVEFDVMKPCARCVLTTVNPDSGEKSPDGEPLQTLVRTRRLEEGVCFGMNLRARNAGVLELDATVEVLEQHYSF